Proteins encoded in a region of the Pseudothermotoga elfii DSM 9442 = NBRC 107921 genome:
- a CDS encoding L-fucose/L-arabinose isomerase family protein, translating into MLLLKRKVGLMTFSDGREYVHKDLININKAFEQKLVEALESTGEIQVIRSNKIVNKPSVAREEAVFLNNSGAQMTIFNYAVWAFPHFSVIASKFAPPPFLLFGNINPKYPGMVGMLAAAGALDQDGTQTYRVWGDIKQKDVLRKVLAFVRAATARNMLRGQRYGLFGGRSMGMYTAVPNVDLWNKLFGIDIEHIDQLEIIEKSKKIPDQAAKSAREWLEKLTRKIHYDGKQLTPEKLELQIKSYYAVKKICEEFELDFTGIKAQPELTEHFVTMDLTEAFMNDPYDFDGPKEPIVCATEADSDGALTMQILKLISNQPVLFADLRHYDEQDDFFDLCNSGEHATFFAAKSYDPAVNLAKVELYPESFYFPAGGASIRHIAAPGEVTLARLTRKNGEYVMTVIKGEFLDFGEQKNEEKARNTQIEWPHAFAKLKISADDFLATYSSNHIHGVYGDYVEELKHFCDISGIKCVIYA; encoded by the coding sequence GTGTTACTTTTGAAAAGAAAAGTTGGGCTCATGACCTTTTCCGATGGCAGAGAATATGTTCACAAAGACCTTATAAATATCAACAAAGCTTTTGAGCAAAAACTTGTTGAGGCTCTTGAATCTACCGGAGAAATACAGGTAATAAGGTCAAATAAGATTGTAAATAAACCCTCTGTAGCCAGAGAAGAAGCTGTTTTTCTAAATAATAGTGGAGCACAAATGACTATTTTCAATTATGCGGTCTGGGCCTTTCCGCATTTCAGCGTGATTGCAAGTAAATTCGCTCCACCACCATTTTTACTCTTCGGAAATATTAATCCAAAATACCCGGGCATGGTGGGAATGCTTGCCGCAGCAGGCGCACTCGATCAAGATGGTACTCAGACTTACAGAGTCTGGGGAGATATAAAACAAAAAGATGTTCTGAGAAAAGTCCTTGCTTTTGTAAGGGCCGCGACTGCAAGAAACATGCTTAGAGGTCAAAGATATGGTCTTTTTGGCGGAAGGTCGATGGGCATGTACACAGCTGTTCCAAATGTGGATTTATGGAACAAGCTCTTTGGAATAGACATAGAGCACATAGATCAACTTGAAATCATTGAAAAAAGTAAAAAAATACCAGATCAAGCCGCAAAAAGTGCAAGAGAGTGGCTTGAAAAATTAACAAGAAAGATCCACTACGATGGCAAACAGCTCACACCAGAAAAGCTCGAACTGCAGATCAAGAGTTATTACGCTGTCAAAAAGATCTGTGAAGAATTCGAACTTGATTTTACAGGTATAAAAGCTCAGCCAGAATTGACAGAGCATTTTGTCACCATGGATCTCACAGAAGCCTTTATGAACGATCCGTACGATTTCGATGGCCCAAAGGAACCAATCGTATGTGCAACTGAAGCTGATTCAGATGGTGCTTTAACAATGCAAATATTGAAGCTTATATCCAACCAGCCCGTGCTTTTTGCTGATCTTCGCCACTATGATGAACAGGATGATTTCTTTGATCTGTGTAACTCTGGAGAACACGCCACTTTTTTTGCGGCAAAATCTTATGATCCCGCCGTGAATCTTGCAAAAGTGGAGCTCTATCCAGAAAGTTTCTATTTTCCAGCAGGTGGAGCTTCTATAAGACACATCGCAGCACCTGGGGAAGTAACTCTGGCTCGCCTCACGAGAAAAAACGGCGAGTATGTGATGACTGTTATAAAAGGAGAATTTCTTGATTTTGGTGAGCAAAAAAACGAAGAGAAGGCAAGAAATACACAGATTGAATGGCCTCATGCTTTTGCAAAACTCAAAATCTCAGCAGATGATTTTCTGGCAACTTATAGTTCTAACCATATTCATGGAGTGTATGGAGATTACGTGGAAGAATTAAAGCATTTCTGCGATATATCAGGAATCAAATGTGTCATCTACGCATAA